GCGCTTGGTGCGCACCACGTCGGCCGCCAGGGTGAGACTCTCCAGTTCCTGGTGGGCGCGGATCAGCAGCAGCAGCCCGGGGGTTTCATAGATCTCCCGGCTCTTGATCCCCACCACGCGGTTCTCGATCATGTCCAGCCGGCCGAAGCCATGCAGCCCCGCCAGGGCGTTGGCCCGGCGGATCAGGCTCACCGGATCCAGCGGTTCACCGTCGATGGCCACGGGGTTGCCGTGCCGGAAGTCGATCGTGATGCTCTGGGACTCCTCCGGGGCGTCCTGCACCGAGCGGGTCATGGCATAGACCTCCTCCGGAGGCTCCACCGCCGGATCCTCCAGGGGTCCGGCTTCGATCGAGCGGCCCAGCAGGTTGAGGTCGATCGAATAGGGCGAACCCTTGCTCACCGGGGAAGGAATGCCGCAGCGCTCCCCGTAGGCGATCGTCTCCTCGCGGCTCATGCCCCACTCCCTGGCGGGGGTGAGCACCTTGAGGTCCGGGGCGAGGGCGCCGATGGCCACATCGAAGCGCACCTGGTCGTTGCCCTTGCCCGTGCAGCCATGGGCCACGGCATCGGCGCCCACCTCGCGGGCGATCTCCACCAGCCGCCGGGCGATCAGCGGACGGGCCAGGGCCGTGGAGAGGGGGTAGCGGCCCTCGTAGAGGGCGTTGGCGCGGATGGCGGGGAAGGCGAACTCGGTGATGAAGGGCTCGATCAGATCACCCACCAGCGACTGGGACGCGCCCGCATCGAGGGCCTTGCGCCGGATCGGTTCGAGCTCGTCGCCCTGGCCGAGGTCGGCGGCGAAGGTGATCACCTCCTCCACGCCCCATTCGTTCTTCAGGTACGGAATGCAGACGCTCGTGTCCACCCCACCGGAGTACGCCAGTACAGCCTTCTTGGCCCGGCCCATCACCTGGTCTCCATGCGCTCAATCGCTCGATTCTCCCCTGTGGCCCGCCGGCCCTCCCGCTGGCGGCGGCGGCAGGCGCCAGCGCAGCAGCACCAGCAGGGCCACCCCCAGCGGCAGGCCCAGCACCAGGGCCGCCACCGTGACCGGGTCGGGCCTCAGGGGCTGGGGCCAGCGCTCACCGGCGGCCACCAGGGCGGCGCTGAGGGCCAGGGCCAGGGACCAGAGCCTCAGCAGGGCGCGGACTTTGGAGGGGCTGGCCGCTGGAGCGGTCATGGCTGAGGAGCAGGCGACAGGACGCTAGGGTGTTCGATCGGCCCGTCGCTTGATCAAGGCCTCCGCGCCAGCAGGCGGACCCAAGACAGCAGACCTGCCTCCATCGCCAGCCAGCCCCCGGACGTCGGATCGCATGAGCACGCTTCCCTCCACCGGCATCAGCCGACTCGACAGCATCAATCCCTCCCTCACCCGCTACGGGCGCCAGGAGCCGGCTCCGGTGCTGCCGCTGCGGGATGAACCCGACCTGCTCACCTGGCTCGAGTCCAGCGGACGCCTGGTGGCCGATGAGGAAACCGCCTCCACCGAGGTGAGCACGGTGGAAGAGGAGGAGCTCTCCGCACTGATGGGCGAGAAGGAGGACTACAACCAGGCCGATGAGCAGCAGGAGGAGGCCTGGGAGGACTGAGCCCGGCTGAGGCGTCAGGGAAACTGGGGCGCCGGCCCGCCCTGCCCCGTTGACCTCCACCGCTTCCTCCCGACGCCTCTGGCCCGGCAACAGCCGCCGGGCGGCGGTGCTGCTGGGCCTGCTCCTGCTCGCGGCCTGCGCAGCCAGCG
This sequence is a window from Cyanobium sp. PCC 7001. Protein-coding genes within it:
- a CDS encoding argininosuccinate synthase, with product MGRAKKAVLAYSGGVDTSVCIPYLKNEWGVEEVITFAADLGQGDELEPIRRKALDAGASQSLVGDLIEPFITEFAFPAIRANALYEGRYPLSTALARPLIARRLVEIAREVGADAVAHGCTGKGNDQVRFDVAIGALAPDLKVLTPAREWGMSREETIAYGERCGIPSPVSKGSPYSIDLNLLGRSIEAGPLEDPAVEPPEEVYAMTRSVQDAPEESQSITIDFRHGNPVAIDGEPLDPVSLIRRANALAGLHGFGRLDMIENRVVGIKSREIYETPGLLLLIRAHQELESLTLAADVVRTKRQLEQQWADLVYQGLWFGPLKDALDGFFDRTQRTVNGSVRLRLHKGNATVVGRQSAANSLYVPDMATYGADDRFDHRAAEGFIYVWGLPTRLWAASRRQG
- a CDS encoding DUF3134 family protein, whose product is MSTLPSTGISRLDSINPSLTRYGRQEPAPVLPLRDEPDLLTWLESSGRLVADEETASTEVSTVEEEELSALMGEKEDYNQADEQQEEAWED